Proteins encoded by one window of Blastopirellula marina:
- a CDS encoding aspartate aminotransferase family protein produces the protein MSATDASAGTEPLSSTDTVQLFQKYVVPNYVRYPVNLVRGEGSKIWDAEGKEYLDLFPGWGCNLLGHCPDMVVSAVQDQVAKLIHVPNTWHMDAQGEWAKMLSDRSFGGKAFFCNSGAEANEAAIKLARLHTPDEKYKIITFLGGFHGRTYGAVTATAQPKYHQHIGPMMAGFSYAPHGDLEAVRDLVDEHTCAIMIEPIQGEGGVKLPPEGFLEGLRKIADENNLLLIFDEVQTGCGRTGEWFAYQHFGVQPDIMTLAKSLCGGVAGGALLTTSEIADSLKPGMHAATFGGNPLAARAGIAAIQQIERDGLLEKAKVASEIFRERLTALKEECDLIQEVRIVGMMIGLELSVDGAPAVKACLEKQLLINCTQGRVIRLLPAMNITEEEIHHGCDILSEVLKNLPATAE, from the coding sequence ATGAGTGCGACCGATGCTTCCGCCGGTACCGAGCCGTTGAGCTCGACGGACACAGTTCAGCTGTTCCAGAAGTACGTAGTGCCCAACTACGTGCGCTACCCGGTGAACCTGGTCCGCGGCGAAGGCTCGAAAATCTGGGATGCCGAAGGGAAAGAGTATCTCGACCTGTTCCCCGGCTGGGGCTGCAACCTGCTTGGGCATTGCCCTGACATGGTGGTCTCGGCCGTGCAGGATCAAGTTGCCAAGCTGATCCACGTTCCCAACACCTGGCACATGGACGCCCAAGGCGAATGGGCCAAGATGCTCTCCGATCGCAGCTTCGGCGGCAAAGCGTTCTTCTGTAACAGCGGTGCCGAAGCCAACGAGGCCGCCATCAAGCTGGCTCGTCTGCATACGCCGGACGAAAAGTACAAGATCATTACCTTCCTCGGCGGCTTTCACGGCCGAACCTACGGAGCCGTGACCGCCACCGCGCAGCCGAAGTATCACCAGCACATCGGCCCGATGATGGCTGGCTTCAGCTACGCCCCGCACGGAGACTTGGAAGCGGTACGCGACCTGGTCGACGAACATACCTGTGCGATCATGATCGAGCCGATCCAAGGGGAGGGTGGCGTCAAGCTGCCCCCCGAAGGTTTCCTGGAAGGCCTGCGAAAGATCGCCGACGAGAACAACCTGCTGCTGATCTTCGACGAAGTTCAAACCGGCTGCGGTCGAACCGGCGAGTGGTTCGCTTACCAGCACTTCGGCGTTCAGCCCGACATCATGACGCTGGCCAAGAGCCTGTGCGGCGGTGTCGCCGGCGGAGCACTTCTGACCACTTCAGAAATCGCCGACAGCTTGAAGCCTGGCATGCACGCGGCCACGTTTGGTGGCAATCCGCTGGCAGCCCGGGCCGGGATCGCCGCGATTCAGCAGATCGAACGAGACGGCTTGCTGGAAAAAGCCAAGGTAGCCAGTGAGATCTTTCGCGAGCGACTGACTGCCCTGAAAGAAGAATGCGATTTGATCCAGGAAGTACGCATCGTCGGCATGATGATCGGCCTGGAACTTTCGGTCGACGGGGCCCCCGCCGTGAAGGCCTGCCTCGAGAAGCAACTGCTGATCAACTGCACGCAAGGACGGGTTATCCGCCTGCTGCCGGCGATGAACATCACCGAAGAAGAGATTCATCACGGGTGTGACATTCTTTCCGAAGTATTAAAAAACTTGCCAGCCACGGCTGAGTAA
- the argF gene encoding ornithine carbamoyltransferase yields the protein MRHFLSLFDVSDDELKRIFELGHQLKSRLKSGVREPILQGKVAGLLFEKPSLRTRVSFEAGMAQLGGSSLFLGEDVGWGKREAPQDFSRVIGQYLDVIVCRAKSHDKVETLAKYADTIIINGLTDLCHPCQALADLMTIREEFGSLEGQKLTFVGDGNNVSRSLALACAKMDMTFSLAHPKGYEIEQEFIDRILAVSPNAKIEQTTDPIAAVEGACAVYTDVWASMGQEAEQAKREKDFADFQVNQKLMDAAAKDAIFLHCLPAKRGQEVTDQVMDCKTSRIVEQAGNRMHAQKGLLVWLLTEAVDKVHLD from the coding sequence ATGCGACATTTCTTGAGCCTATTTGATGTTTCCGACGACGAACTAAAGCGAATCTTTGAACTGGGGCACCAGTTGAAATCGCGCTTGAAGTCAGGCGTCCGCGAACCCATTTTGCAGGGCAAAGTCGCTGGGCTGTTGTTCGAGAAGCCTTCTTTGCGAACTCGTGTCAGCTTTGAAGCCGGTATGGCTCAGCTGGGCGGCAGCAGCTTGTTCCTCGGCGAAGATGTCGGCTGGGGCAAGCGAGAAGCACCGCAAGATTTCAGCCGCGTTATTGGCCAGTACCTGGACGTGATCGTCTGCCGAGCCAAGTCGCACGACAAGGTCGAAACGCTGGCCAAGTACGCCGATACGATCATCATCAACGGCCTGACCGACCTGTGCCACCCTTGCCAGGCCCTGGCCGACCTGATGACCATTCGCGAAGAGTTCGGCAGCCTGGAAGGACAGAAGCTGACCTTCGTTGGCGACGGCAACAACGTTTCGCGCAGTCTGGCGCTTGCCTGTGCCAAGATGGACATGACCTTCTCGCTGGCCCACCCCAAAGGGTACGAGATCGAGCAAGAGTTCATCGATCGCATTTTAGCCGTATCTCCCAATGCCAAGATCGAGCAGACCACCGATCCGATTGCCGCCGTGGAAGGTGCCTGTGCCGTCTATACCGACGTATGGGCCAGCATGGGACAAGAAGCCGAACAGGCCAAACGCGAGAAAGACTTCGCCGACTTCCAGGTCAATCAGAAGTTGATGGATGCCGCCGCGAAGGACGCGATCTTCCTGCACTGCCTGCCAGCCAAACGGGGCCAGGAAGTGACCGACCAGGTGATGGACTGCAAAACCAGCCGAATCGTCGAACAAGCCGGCAACCGTATGCACGCCCAGAAGGGCCTGCTG
- a CDS encoding carboxypeptidase regulatory-like domain-containing protein, producing the protein MPRCRSLSFRREESRMTFARLLLLTPLMLTTGCFGSDRIVPVSGVVTLDGEPLSRAVVGFEPIAQEGDLEAGYGSYAKTDDQGRYALRHLQEGEGALVGQHRVSVSTVVGKEGPNGEILGLTKERVPARYNNNTELVVEVPPGGTDEANLELVSK; encoded by the coding sequence TTGCCTCGTTGCCGTAGCCTCTCTTTTCGTCGGGAAGAATCTCGTATGACGTTTGCCCGCCTCCTGCTGCTCACACCGCTTATGCTCACGACCGGTTGTTTCGGATCGGACAGGATCGTGCCGGTCTCGGGCGTGGTGACATTAGATGGAGAGCCGCTGTCTAGAGCCGTCGTCGGCTTTGAGCCGATCGCCCAGGAAGGTGATCTCGAGGCCGGCTACGGCAGCTACGCCAAGACCGATGACCAGGGACGCTACGCGCTGCGGCACCTCCAAGAAGGCGAAGGTGCGCTGGTTGGCCAACACCGGGTTTCGGTCAGCACGGTGGTCGGCAAGGAAGGTCCAAATGGCGAGATCCTTGGCCTAACCAAGGAACGTGTACCGGCCCGGTATAACAACAATACCGAGCTTGTCGTCGAGGTCCCCCCAGGCGGCACCGACGAAGCGAACCTGGAACTGGTGTCCAAGTAG
- a CDS encoding MATE family efflux transporter — protein sequence MSMTQLEETAPRTSMTSKGDLRAVMTIATPALAEQFLEFCVGTTDTYLAGNCLSAENSVPAVAAVGLMAYTCWMIFVICASIGIGATAVVARNIGAGNWQDAELATEQAISLGMILSLITTAVLWFLADDYIAAMQLEGQAYDMALQYLRILIPAIPGFMMIAITTACLHGAGDTVTGLIVMTIVNVLNIAISAALAIGVGPIPKLGWSGIAIGTAVSHAIGGMLLLAILFQGRAHLKVQWRGMWPNFARMRRLLRVGLPGGLNDLIVLTSHLWYLGIINSLGTTQAAAHGLAIRLESPGFLAAWAFAVSASSLTGQHLGAKNPRRATRATLVSLSICFTLLSAYSLTIMLGGDFVANLFLGFPKEGTTAFSTSEAVLKILWIMAACLPFYAVFTVLSGSLRGAGDTTWPLLITFVGFLMVRLPFTYWLAWEGIEIPLTGIVISGFGWGLTGAWMAMLIDNVVRMALILMRYRHGAWSRIEV from the coding sequence ATGTCGATGACGCAGCTCGAAGAGACCGCCCCGCGTACGTCAATGACGTCGAAGGGGGATCTGCGCGCGGTGATGACGATCGCGACACCGGCCCTGGCCGAGCAGTTCCTCGAATTCTGCGTCGGCACCACCGATACCTATCTGGCCGGTAACTGCCTGTCGGCCGAGAACTCGGTACCGGCGGTGGCTGCCGTGGGTTTGATGGCTTACACCTGTTGGATGATTTTCGTCATCTGCGCGTCGATCGGCATCGGAGCGACCGCCGTCGTTGCGCGAAACATTGGTGCCGGCAACTGGCAAGACGCCGAATTGGCCACCGAGCAGGCCATCTCTCTGGGGATGATCTTAAGCTTGATCACGACCGCCGTGCTCTGGTTTCTGGCCGATGATTACATTGCCGCGATGCAACTCGAAGGTCAGGCCTATGACATGGCCCTGCAGTACCTTCGCATCCTCATACCGGCAATCCCTGGTTTCATGATGATCGCGATCACCACAGCCTGCCTGCACGGCGCTGGCGATACGGTGACCGGCCTGATTGTGATGACGATCGTTAACGTGCTGAACATCGCCATCAGCGCTGCGTTGGCGATTGGCGTGGGGCCGATCCCCAAGTTGGGCTGGAGCGGTATTGCTATTGGAACCGCAGTAAGCCATGCGATTGGTGGCATGCTGCTGCTGGCGATCTTGTTTCAAGGCCGAGCGCACCTGAAAGTACAATGGCGCGGCATGTGGCCCAACTTCGCCAGGATGCGGCGACTGCTACGGGTCGGGCTGCCTGGCGGACTGAACGACTTGATCGTGTTGACTTCGCATCTTTGGTACTTGGGCATCATCAATAGCCTGGGTACGACGCAAGCTGCGGCGCACGGACTGGCCATTCGCTTAGAGTCACCCGGCTTCCTGGCAGCTTGGGCGTTTGCCGTGTCTGCCTCGTCACTTACCGGTCAGCACCTGGGGGCAAAGAATCCACGACGTGCAACGCGTGCGACACTTGTTTCTCTGTCGATTTGCTTCACGCTGCTTTCCGCGTATTCGCTGACGATCATGTTGGGTGGCGACTTCGTGGCTAACCTGTTTTTGGGTTTCCCGAAGGAAGGGACCACCGCGTTCTCGACCAGCGAGGCCGTGCTGAAGATCCTGTGGATCATGGCCGCGTGCCTACCATTCTATGCCGTGTTCACCGTACTCAGCGGCTCGCTGCGTGGGGCAGGGGATACCACCTGGCCGCTGTTGATCACGTTCGTTGGCTTTCTAATGGTACGTCTGCCGTTTACCTATTGGCTGGCCTGGGAAGGGATCGAGATCCCTTTGACCGGCATTGTCATAAGCGGCTTTGGCTGGGGACTCACTGGTGCCTGGATGGCCATGCTGATCGATAACGTGGTCCGTATGGCACTTATCCTAATGCGTTATCGGCACGGTGCGTGGTCGCGGATTGAGGTTTAG
- a CDS encoding peroxiredoxin-like family protein, with amino-acid sequence MTHFVTSIPAPHVDLIAEDGQKVPLSDLYAQRPLLLQFSRHLGCVFCIDHAKQLLKHYETFTRHHLDVALVIMGGAEEAKTFREALKLTFPVFGDPDQSVYKAFDVPRGNVWQVAGPQLWWDGLKALTRSGIGRPRGDLMQLSGTYLIDTNGQIVWDFRPSSSVEFPNIDEILVAADTLTPIADA; translated from the coding sequence ATGACCCACTTTGTTACGTCCATTCCAGCCCCACATGTCGATTTGATCGCGGAAGACGGTCAGAAGGTTCCCCTGTCCGACCTATACGCGCAGCGCCCCTTGCTGCTGCAATTCTCGCGGCACTTGGGTTGTGTCTTCTGTATCGACCACGCGAAGCAGTTGCTCAAGCACTACGAGACCTTCACCCGGCATCACCTCGACGTGGCCCTGGTGATCATGGGTGGGGCAGAAGAAGCCAAGACGTTTCGTGAAGCCCTTAAGCTGACCTTTCCCGTTTTTGGCGACCCTGACCAAAGCGTCTACAAGGCCTTTGATGTGCCGCGGGGCAACGTCTGGCAAGTCGCCGGTCCGCAACTATGGTGGGATGGTCTCAAAGCCCTCACACGAAGCGGTATCGGTCGGCCTCGAGGCGATTTAATGCAGCTATCGGGCACCTACCTGATCGATACCAACGGTCAGATCGTGTGGGATTTCCGCCCTTCTTCGTCGGTCGAGTTCCCCAATATCGACGAAATCTTAGTAGCCGCCGATACCCTCACGCCGATTGCCGACGCTTAA
- the argB gene encoding acetylglutamate kinase — protein MRDAIEKADVLIEALGWIRRFRNKVTVIKLGGSVMENPDALRHCLIDIVFMETVGMRPVVIHGGGAAISRAMAEAKIEPHFIQGRRYTDDATLKIVEEVLAGQVCSNITQEVEDIGGRAMSLNLNPQCVLFGERMTLPGENGEEIDLGHVGSVTEVDRATIENLCYAGQVPIIPSMCIDKETGQKLNVNADTAANAVAEALGAEKLVFLSDVNGVRTDKDDPDTLVHSLNREKAEAMIKSGQIATGMIPKVEACLETLARGVSKIHIIDGRLRHSLLLEIYTNTGVGTEIVL, from the coding sequence TTGAGAGACGCCATCGAAAAAGCGGACGTCCTGATTGAAGCCTTAGGATGGATCCGCCGCTTCCGCAACAAAGTCACGGTGATCAAGTTGGGCGGAAGCGTCATGGAAAACCCCGACGCGCTACGTCACTGCTTAATTGACATCGTCTTTATGGAAACGGTTGGCATGCGTCCGGTCGTCATCCACGGAGGCGGAGCCGCTATTAGCCGGGCCATGGCCGAAGCAAAGATCGAGCCGCACTTCATTCAAGGACGCCGATACACCGACGACGCCACACTGAAGATCGTCGAAGAAGTTCTCGCCGGACAGGTCTGCAGCAACATCACGCAGGAAGTCGAAGACATCGGCGGACGCGCGATGAGCTTGAACTTGAACCCGCAGTGCGTGCTGTTCGGCGAGCGGATGACCCTACCAGGCGAGAACGGCGAAGAGATCGACCTGGGACACGTCGGCAGCGTTACCGAAGTCGACCGAGCAACGATCGAGAACCTGTGCTACGCCGGCCAGGTGCCTATCATCCCGAGTATGTGCATCGACAAGGAAACCGGCCAGAAGCTGAACGTCAATGCCGACACGGCCGCCAATGCCGTGGCCGAAGCACTGGGTGCCGAGAAGTTGGTCTTCCTGTCCGATGTGAACGGCGTGCGTACTGATAAAGACGACCCTGACACGTTGGTCCACTCGCTCAACCGAGAGAAGGCCGAAGCGATGATCAAGTCGGGGCAAATCGCTACCGGCATGATTCCCAAGGTCGAAGCCTGCCTGGAGACCCTGGCCCGCGGCGTGAGCAAGATCCACATCATCGACGGCCGCTTGCGACATTCGCTGCTGCTGGAAATTTACACGAACACCGGGGTAGGAACGGAAATCGTTCTGTAG
- a CDS encoding FAD-dependent oxidoreductase has product MEKKRIIILGGGFGGVYTASELVRRLKRFHKANLDVEVILVSEENYITFQPLLPEVVSGAVEQLHVISPIRRTAPGVVLYTRQIEKIDVVNKAVQLAPGRVPRSETLKYDHLVIALGNQLAHNMVPGMYEHAIPFKYLGDALRLRNHIVQMLEEASVCTDEEERERLLTFVVAGGGFSGVECIAEMDDFLKKAVRSFPRITRNDLRMVLVQSADRILPEMKESLATYADKLLRRRGINIVLEHRLHEVSADRAIILCKETKQPVTIPSRTVVATVPTEPHQVILDTPLECERGRILVSDEMESTSHPGVWSLGDCAAVPSGEGYYSPPTAQYAVRQAVICAENILATLQAKPRKRFKFAGLGKLASLGARCAVAEVVGFTFSGFIAWVMWRAIYVGKMPGFDRKIRVFLDWLKDFFLPRDITQLNVHNEQQVRREHLAAGQTLFHQGDFGDRLYFVAKGKLEIEVDGRLVNTTGEGDVIGEMALLSHNARSATVRAVESTDLVSLPRDAFDSIIQYVPGAAEAMAEIHRQRMQQNADEEAPVDNSVQS; this is encoded by the coding sequence ATGGAAAAGAAACGAATCATCATTCTCGGCGGAGGCTTCGGCGGCGTTTACACGGCGAGCGAACTGGTTCGCCGTTTGAAACGCTTTCACAAAGCGAACCTCGATGTCGAAGTGATTCTCGTCAGCGAAGAGAACTACATCACCTTTCAGCCGCTGCTACCCGAGGTCGTGTCGGGGGCGGTCGAGCAGTTGCACGTGATCAGTCCCATTCGTCGCACGGCCCCCGGGGTTGTCCTGTACACGCGTCAGATCGAGAAGATCGACGTTGTGAACAAGGCCGTTCAGTTGGCCCCAGGCCGCGTGCCGCGATCGGAAACGCTTAAGTACGATCACCTCGTCATTGCGCTCGGCAATCAGCTGGCCCATAACATGGTGCCCGGCATGTACGAACACGCGATCCCCTTCAAGTACCTGGGTGATGCTCTGCGGCTGCGTAACCATATCGTGCAGATGCTCGAAGAAGCGAGCGTATGTACCGACGAAGAAGAACGCGAACGCCTGTTAACGTTTGTTGTCGCTGGCGGTGGTTTCTCAGGCGTCGAGTGCATTGCCGAAATGGACGACTTCCTGAAGAAGGCCGTTCGCTCGTTCCCTCGCATCACGCGAAACGACTTGCGGATGGTACTGGTGCAAAGTGCCGATCGTATCTTGCCGGAGATGAAAGAAAGTCTCGCGACTTATGCGGATAAACTGCTTCGCCGGCGGGGGATCAATATCGTCCTGGAGCATCGCCTGCACGAAGTCTCTGCCGACCGCGCCATCATCCTCTGTAAAGAGACCAAGCAGCCGGTAACGATCCCTTCGCGTACGGTCGTGGCGACGGTGCCTACCGAACCGCATCAGGTGATCCTCGATACGCCGCTGGAGTGTGAGCGAGGCCGTATTCTGGTAAGCGATGAGATGGAATCGACCAGCCATCCCGGCGTGTGGAGCTTGGGGGACTGCGCGGCGGTGCCCAGTGGCGAAGGCTACTACAGCCCACCCACCGCGCAGTATGCCGTGCGTCAGGCCGTGATCTGCGCCGAGAACATCCTGGCCACCTTACAGGCCAAGCCCCGCAAACGTTTCAAGTTTGCCGGGCTGGGGAAACTGGCTTCGCTGGGTGCCCGCTGTGCGGTTGCGGAAGTGGTGGGCTTCACCTTCTCAGGCTTCATTGCCTGGGTGATGTGGCGGGCCATTTATGTCGGCAAGATGCCCGGTTTCGACCGCAAAATCCGCGTGTTTCTCGACTGGCTGAAAGACTTCTTCCTTCCCCGCGACATCACGCAGTTGAACGTCCATAACGAACAACAGGTTCGCCGCGAACACCTGGCCGCTGGGCAAACGCTCTTTCACCAAGGAGACTTTGGCGACCGCTTGTATTTCGTGGCGAAAGGAAAGCTCGAGATCGAAGTCGACGGTCGCTTGGTCAACACAACCGGCGAAGGAGACGTTATCGGCGAGATGGCACTGCTTTCTCACAACGCTCGCAGCGCGACCGTCAGGGCGGTCGAGTCAACCGACCTGGTCAGCCTCCCTCGCGATGCATTCGATTCGATCATCCAGTACGTGCCAGGTGCCGCGGAAGCCATGGCCGAAATTCATCGCCAGCGAATGCAGCAGAACGCGGATGAAGAAGCGCCGGTCGATAACTCGGTGCAGAGCTAA
- a CDS encoding MBL fold metallo-hydrolase, protein MKIRLLMPSVDPQSRLQFTVSVLIDEHIAIDTGGLPYLGCIDAQRAVDHVLLTHSHIDHIGGLPLFLDNIYAPSPECPSVYAGEATWKCLEDHVFNDQVWPNLERIAGTEFPFYRKQIVDAHRPIKIAGYQVTPIPLEHIVPTLGYVFESETGSALFAWDTAPFLEFDKIVQSIPNLKIIFLDASFPNQMQWLAEKSLHTTPGQFQRQIEHVAPDVRIIAVHLKPGFHDQVSQELNSLGMSNVEVACRDRVYEI, encoded by the coding sequence ATGAAGATTCGCCTGCTAATGCCGTCAGTCGATCCGCAAAGTCGACTGCAGTTTACGGTCTCGGTCTTGATTGACGAGCACATCGCAATCGATACCGGCGGGCTCCCTTACCTGGGCTGCATCGACGCGCAGAGGGCCGTCGATCACGTACTGCTGACGCACTCGCACATCGATCACATTGGCGGCCTGCCGCTGTTTCTCGACAACATATACGCACCGTCACCCGAGTGCCCTTCCGTTTACGCTGGCGAAGCAACATGGAAATGCCTGGAAGACCATGTCTTCAACGATCAGGTCTGGCCCAACCTCGAACGGATCGCCGGCACCGAATTCCCTTTCTATCGCAAACAGATTGTCGACGCTCATCGTCCGATCAAGATCGCCGGTTACCAGGTCACGCCGATCCCGCTCGAGCACATTGTGCCAACGTTGGGCTACGTGTTTGAATCGGAAACTGGCAGTGCGCTGTTTGCCTGGGACACGGCTCCGTTCTTAGAGTTCGACAAGATCGTTCAATCGATTCCGAACTTGAAGATCATCTTCCTCGACGCCAGTTTCCCCAACCAAATGCAATGGCTGGCCGAGAAGAGTCTGCACACCACGCCAGGGCAGTTCCAGCGTCAGATCGAACACGTGGCCCCGGATGTCCGTATCATCGCGGTGCACTTGAAGCCTGGGTTCCACGACCAGGTCAGCCAGGAGCTGAACTCGCTGGGGATGTCCAACGTGGAAGTTGCTTGCCGCGATAGGGTGTACGAGATCTAG
- a CDS encoding DUF1559 domain-containing protein: MFFSTGRATRGFTLVELLVVIAIIGVLIALLLPAVQQAREAARRMQCSNQLKQIGLAMHNYHDTYKVFPPGSVNLDLTTAANKSLTNWAVSILPFLEQPALFDQYNQNVHNTHADNQDVLKTILPAMLCPSDVNSEVLAQPSQLVSFDIAPGSYKGNIGRRFRGANGYFDYPPYAGTYTAAEKASIGPLHVSGVNSLGCERFATITDGSTNTLLVGEYHTKTRPDCKTFWASSHSFHNLAAAQPESYTRIPDWDACYAATGGSQHWKCYRAWGALHAAGTMNFVMCDGSVTSIPQTIDSVIFESLSTIGRNEVASLP; the protein is encoded by the coding sequence ATGTTCTTTTCTACTGGTCGGGCGACACGTGGGTTCACACTTGTGGAACTTCTCGTGGTGATTGCGATCATCGGTGTGCTAATCGCCCTGCTCCTTCCGGCGGTGCAGCAAGCTCGCGAGGCCGCTCGACGGATGCAATGCAGTAACCAGCTCAAGCAGATCGGCCTGGCGATGCACAACTACCACGACACTTACAAGGTCTTTCCCCCAGGCAGTGTGAATCTCGACCTGACGACCGCAGCCAACAAAAGCCTGACGAATTGGGCCGTTTCCATTCTTCCGTTTCTGGAACAGCCGGCCCTGTTCGATCAGTACAACCAAAACGTCCATAACACGCATGCCGACAATCAGGACGTTCTGAAAACCATTTTGCCGGCAATGTTGTGCCCCTCGGATGTGAACTCCGAGGTCCTTGCGCAGCCCAGTCAGCTTGTCTCGTTCGACATCGCCCCTGGTTCATACAAAGGGAACATCGGCCGGAGATTTCGCGGCGCAAACGGCTACTTCGACTATCCTCCTTACGCCGGCACCTACACCGCGGCCGAGAAGGCCTCGATCGGTCCCCTGCATGTTTCTGGCGTGAATAGTCTTGGCTGCGAACGATTCGCTACGATCACCGATGGCTCGACCAACACACTGCTGGTGGGAGAATACCACACCAAAACGCGGCCTGATTGCAAAACGTTTTGGGCCAGTTCGCATAGCTTCCATAACCTGGCAGCAGCTCAGCCCGAATCGTACACACGTATTCCCGACTGGGATGCCTGTTATGCGGCGACCGGCGGTAGTCAGCACTGGAAGTGTTACCGTGCATGGGGTGCTCTACATGCCGCAGGCACGATGAACTTCGTGATGTGCGATGGTTCGGTGACTAGTATTCCGCAGACGATCGACAGCGTGATCTTCGAGAGCCTCTCGACGATCGGCCGAAACGAAGTTGCCTCGTTGCCGTAG